Proteins encoded together in one Aeromonas encheleia window:
- a CDS encoding sensor histidine kinase, producing the protein MTILQQDNPLQSHEVSQLYAIFTALPTGVLLLDGEGRITRANPAALALLGEPLEGQSWRQIIARCFQPREDDGHEISLSDGRRVQLSTQPLPDQPGQLVFITDLTETRQLQDRVNHMKRLSALGNMAASLAHQIRTPLSAAMLYAANLANRTLKPESRTLFQQKLMARLQDLEKQISDILLFARNGDNQVVAPVSVQGLLAEVQAGAEAFCQQQGCTLHIEAPEPDLCLLANSSALAGAINNLIANAQQAGADSLLVSAVRSGARVEMRILDNGKGIPAQLLNQIFEPFFTTRSQGTGLGLAVVQSVVRAHQGEVGVASVPGEGTCFTLSFPLHQQAMRLGGVA; encoded by the coding sequence ATGACAATCTTGCAGCAGGACAACCCGCTTCAGTCACACGAGGTGAGCCAGCTTTATGCCATCTTCACGGCGCTGCCGACCGGCGTGCTGCTGCTCGATGGGGAGGGTCGGATCACCCGCGCCAACCCGGCGGCGTTGGCCCTGCTGGGGGAGCCGCTGGAGGGCCAGTCCTGGCGCCAGATCATCGCCCGCTGTTTCCAGCCCCGCGAGGATGACGGTCACGAGATCTCCCTGAGCGATGGGCGCCGGGTGCAGCTCTCGACCCAGCCCTTGCCGGATCAGCCCGGCCAGCTGGTGTTCATCACCGATCTCACCGAGACCCGCCAGCTGCAGGACAGGGTCAACCACATGAAGCGGCTGTCGGCCCTCGGCAACATGGCCGCCTCGCTGGCTCACCAGATCCGCACCCCGCTCTCTGCCGCCATGCTCTATGCGGCCAACCTCGCCAACCGCACCCTCAAGCCGGAGTCGCGCACCCTGTTCCAGCAGAAGCTGATGGCCAGGCTGCAAGACCTGGAGAAGCAGATCAGCGACATCCTGCTGTTTGCCCGCAACGGCGACAACCAGGTGGTCGCCCCCGTCTCGGTACAGGGGCTGCTGGCGGAGGTGCAGGCTGGCGCCGAGGCGTTCTGCCAGCAGCAGGGCTGCACGCTGCATATAGAGGCGCCGGAGCCGGATCTCTGCCTGCTCGCCAACAGCAGCGCCCTGGCCGGTGCCATCAACAACCTGATCGCCAACGCCCAGCAGGCCGGGGCCGACTCGCTGCTGGTGAGTGCGGTGCGCAGCGGCGCCCGGGTGGAGATGCGCATCCTCGACAACGGCAAGGGGATACCCGCCCAGCTGCTCAATCAGATTTTCGAACCCTTCTTCACCACCCGCTCCCAGGGCACCGGCCTGGGGCTGGCGGTGGTGCAATCCGTGGTGCGTGCCCATCAGGGGGAGGTCGGCGTGGCCTCGGTCCCCGGTGAGGGAACCTGCTTTACCCTGTCGTTCCCCCTGCATCAGCAAGCGATGCGGCTTGGCGGTGTGGCATGA
- a CDS encoding sigma-54 dependent transcriptional regulator: MMAMGVLLVDADERRRQQLGTVLSFMGIPWQEVVETELDVAIESSGPLQGILTGELMERSLGELLTAFPCIPFLSLIQADHPNCNFIGGSDAPFTYESLTRQLHFCQAFISLHPRQQQHDKGQTLLRLLVGKGKGIQAVRRLISQVAETDANVLILGESGTGKEVVARAIHELSSRSSGPFVPINCGAIPAELLESELFGHEKGAFTGAIAARRGRFELAQGGTLFLDEIGDMPLPMQVKLLRVLQERLFDRVGGSKPVQADVRVIAATHRDLEALIRTQGFREDLYYRLNVFPIETPPLRERSDDIPLLLQELLNRHAEQHRGLIRLTQRAMESLMQYAWPGNVRELSNLIERLLILYPNQIVDVADLPGRYRLLPCEPRDERLTEMDERDALAAVFQSLPEPEPGSAIVLPMQLPLEGVNLKEMLADLEVELIRQALETQEGVVARAADLLSMRRTTLVEKMKKYGMSKEA; encoded by the coding sequence ATGATGGCGATGGGGGTATTGCTTGTCGATGCCGATGAACGGCGACGTCAGCAACTGGGTACTGTGCTCTCGTTCATGGGGATCCCTTGGCAGGAGGTGGTAGAAACCGAACTCGATGTGGCCATCGAATCGTCCGGTCCGCTGCAGGGGATCTTGACCGGTGAGCTGATGGAACGTTCGCTCGGAGAACTGCTGACCGCCTTTCCCTGCATCCCGTTTCTCTCCCTGATACAGGCCGATCACCCCAACTGCAACTTCATCGGCGGCTCAGACGCTCCCTTCACGTACGAGTCCCTGACTCGCCAGCTGCATTTCTGCCAGGCCTTCATCTCCCTGCACCCGCGCCAACAGCAGCACGACAAGGGGCAGACCCTGTTGCGACTGCTGGTGGGCAAGGGCAAGGGGATCCAGGCGGTGCGTCGCCTCATCAGTCAGGTCGCGGAGACCGATGCCAACGTGCTGATCCTGGGGGAGTCCGGTACCGGCAAGGAGGTGGTGGCCCGCGCCATCCATGAACTCTCTTCCCGCAGCAGTGGCCCCTTCGTCCCCATCAACTGCGGCGCCATCCCGGCCGAGTTGCTGGAGAGCGAGCTGTTCGGCCACGAGAAGGGGGCCTTCACCGGCGCCATCGCCGCCCGTCGCGGCCGCTTCGAGCTGGCCCAGGGCGGTACCCTGTTCCTCGATGAGATCGGCGACATGCCGCTGCCGATGCAGGTCAAGCTGCTGCGGGTGCTGCAGGAGCGCCTGTTCGATCGGGTGGGCGGCAGCAAGCCGGTACAGGCGGACGTGCGGGTGATAGCGGCGACCCACCGGGATCTGGAGGCGCTGATCCGCACCCAGGGTTTCCGCGAGGATCTCTATTACCGCCTCAATGTCTTCCCCATAGAGACGCCGCCGCTGCGCGAGCGATCCGACGACATTCCCCTGCTGCTGCAGGAGCTGCTCAATCGCCATGCGGAGCAGCACAGGGGACTCATCCGTCTGACCCAGCGCGCCATGGAATCCCTGATGCAATATGCCTGGCCCGGCAACGTGCGCGAGCTGTCGAACCTCATCGAGCGGCTGCTGATCCTCTACCCCAACCAGATCGTCGACGTGGCGGACTTGCCGGGTCGCTACCGCCTGCTGCCCTGCGAGCCCAGGGACGAGCGGCTCACCGAGATGGATGAGCGCGATGCCCTGGCAGCCGTGTTCCAGAGCCTCCCCGAGCCGGAGCCCGGCAGTGCTATCGTGCTCCCCATGCAGTTGCCACTGGAGGGGGTCAATCTCAAGGAGATGCTGGCCGACCTCGAGGTGGAGCTGATCCGCCAGGCCCTGGAAACCCAGGAGGGGGTGGTGGCCCGCGCCGCCGACCTGCTCAGCATGCGCCGCACCACCCTGGTGGAGAAGATGAAGAAATACGGCATGAGCAAGGAAGCCTGA
- a CDS encoding DUF2726 domain-containing protein, producing MNTLVVSGLVLLVLLLLAIFWTRGKKGKTLPYDLQEALFSPAERSFLGVLDLAVGDQARVFAKVRVADVLAPEARMGKSKWQQAFNRISAKHFDYLLCHPQDLSFLCAVELDDSSHRHQKRKVRDAFLKSACDSAGLPLLQIPASSHYRVEELREQLLPLLSKASPQIEVTLPGERREPTFSPLLLDGVDVEESRHGGHAAVRAKVQDQTPFIEPDAGLVDNLFADPDEEDQPHEAPHCPRCDAPLVEREAKKGPHVGRLFLACSRFPECRYAAPHGQLKH from the coding sequence ATGAATACCCTAGTCGTATCGGGATTGGTGTTATTGGTACTGCTCCTGCTGGCGATCTTCTGGACCAGAGGCAAGAAAGGCAAAACGCTGCCCTATGATCTGCAGGAGGCCCTGTTCAGCCCGGCCGAGCGCTCCTTCCTCGGGGTGCTGGATCTGGCGGTCGGTGATCAGGCGCGGGTCTTTGCCAAGGTGCGGGTCGCGGACGTGCTGGCGCCGGAGGCCCGGATGGGCAAGAGCAAATGGCAGCAGGCGTTCAACAGGATCAGTGCCAAGCATTTCGATTATCTGCTGTGCCACCCGCAAGATCTCTCCTTTCTCTGCGCCGTCGAGCTCGACGACAGCTCCCACCGCCACCAGAAACGCAAGGTGCGCGATGCCTTCCTGAAGTCGGCCTGTGACAGCGCGGGCCTGCCCCTGCTGCAGATCCCGGCGAGTAGCCATTATCGGGTCGAGGAGCTGCGCGAGCAGCTGCTGCCCCTGCTGAGCAAGGCGAGCCCCCAGATCGAGGTGACGTTGCCGGGTGAGCGGCGCGAGCCCACCTTCAGCCCGCTGCTGCTCGATGGCGTGGATGTGGAGGAGAGCCGCCACGGCGGGCATGCCGCCGTGCGGGCCAAGGTGCAGGATCAGACCCCGTTCATCGAGCCGGACGCCGGGCTGGTGGACAACCTGTTTGCCGATCCGGACGAAGAGGATCAGCCCCACGAGGCCCCTCATTGCCCTCGCTGTGATGCCCCCCTGGTGGAGCGGGAAGCCAAGAAGGGCCCCCATGTCGGTCGCCTGTTCCTGGCCTGCAGCCGTTTCCCCGAGTGCCGTTACGCCGCCCCCCACGGCCAGCTTAAGCACTGA